TTATACAAACCCATGGCATCAACTTCACGATTGAAATATTGAAAATTAGGCTTTTTAGGTCTATATAACTCTACTCTCAAGACTCCCTTTACTGGAACTCTGTATTTTACTTGTATTCTGATAAACTTTCCATTTTTTTCAATTACTAAATCGTAACTTGAATTATGGTTAATAGGATTAAGAACAGTAAAACCCTTTTCAATTAGGTGATAAGTAAAAGCTAATTCACCAAGAATACCTTTATAATGTGTTGAGTACATATCTCTACGTTTATTACCGGGCAATCAATTATATTAATATAATTTAAGCTAAATCAAGATACTAAATCTGCTTTAAAACAAAAAACTTTCCATATTAAGACTCATAGTATTAGTTGCACACATAATTATCCACAAAATCTGTGTACACAAATCCACATCTCATAGTAATATATATAGTATAATATTCTCATGTTAGGAAATTTGTATCTGGTTGCAACGCCAATAGGAAATCTTGAAGACATTACTTTCCGTGCAATTAAAACGCTCAAAGAAGTTGACTTAATTCTTTGTGAAGATACCCGTGTTACTCAAAAGCTTTTAGATCATTTTGATATACAAAATAATACTTTGAGTTATCACCAGCAAAGTAATCCTGCAAAAATGCATGAAATTTTTAAACTTCTTCAGGAAGGTAAAAATTTAGCTCTTGTTACAGATGCAGGTACGCCGGGTATTTCAGATCCTGGAAATGAACTAATTAATTTTCTAAATCAATTCAATATTAAGACTATATCTATTCCAGGAGCTTCAAGTTTAACCTCAGCTTTATCAATTTCAGGTTTTAATATAAGCACTTTTATGTTTATTGGCTTCTGGCCCAAGAAAAAAGCTCATAAAACTATAGAAAAAATAAAATCGCTAGATTGCCCGGTTGTTTTCTTTGAATCTCCATTTCGCATTTCAAAAACATTAAATTTACTTATAACTGAATTTGGAGAAGACAAAAGAATATTTATAGGTCAGGAATTAACTAAAATGCACGAGAGGACTTTAAGAACAAGTTTACTAAACGCCAAGCTTGAGCTCGAAAAAGAACAAAAAGAATTGGGTAGGGTGAAAGGTGAATTGGTTTGCATTCTTGAAGGCTAATATGCGATTTATCGAAGAATTATTTTCAAAATTTGATAAGCTTGTTGAAGAGTCTGATCAATTGTAAAATTCTATC
The Patescibacteria group bacterium genome window above contains:
- a CDS encoding group I intron-associated PD-(D/E)XK endonuclease; translation: MYSTHYKGILGELAFTYHLIEKGFTVLNPINHNSSYDLVIEKNGKFIRIQVKYRVPVKGVLRVELYRPKKPNFQYFNREVDAMGLYNPLSNKFYLIPLHIIKTTREFWIRVDKPKGKKTKSMHFAEEFEI
- the rsmI gene encoding 16S rRNA (cytidine(1402)-2'-O)-methyltransferase yields the protein MLGNLYLVATPIGNLEDITFRAIKTLKEVDLILCEDTRVTQKLLDHFDIQNNTLSYHQQSNPAKMHEIFKLLQEGKNLALVTDAGTPGISDPGNELINFLNQFNIKTISIPGASSLTSALSISGFNISTFMFIGFWPKKKAHKTIEKIKSLDCPVVFFESPFRISKTLNLLITEFGEDKRIFIGQELTKMHERTLRTSLLNAKLELEKEQKELGRVKGELVCILEG